The following DNA comes from Microbacterium wangchenii.
TTCGCAGGCGTGCACGGGGTGGTCAAGGGGTGGACAAGCGGCCTCCTGGCCCCTCGATCCGTGACGCGGTCAGGAGCCGTCGCGCAGCGCAGTGAGAGAGGTGGCGGTGAAGCGGATGTCGGAGAACGTCACGGCACATCCCTCGCCCACCGGCGCCTGCGCCTCGAAGCCCACGCGCACAGGTGCCGCGGTCGGGGCGAGCGCGAAATTCCGCACGAGTTGCCACCGCTGCCCGTCGAGGGAGGCGTGGTAGGCGAACGCACGTCCGATCCGGGACACCCGCAGCCACGCCGCGCCACCGTCGACGACGAAGGCGTTGGCGTCGTCGGAGACGTCACGGTTGATCACCGACACGATCATCGCCTCGCCGTCGGGGGAGTACTCGAAGCAGAGTTTGGCCCAGTTGGCCTCATCGCACCACAGCATCAGCACGCCCGCGTCGTACATGTCGGCGAAGTCGACCGTGACCCGCGCACTGAACTGGAAGTCGCCGTCGGGGGCCGGCCCGAGCAGCGTCACGGCGTTGTGCGCCGGCGCGCCGGTTCCGGCCGGGTCGACGAAGAAGTCGCTTCGCGGCGCCGCGGTGCCGTGCACGCGGTCGCCGGCGGGATCCACCGACCACGCGGATGCGTCCGAGGGGACGAGGTCGATGGGCATGCCGGCGACGGCGATGGATTCGGGCATGGCGGTCCTCTCGAGGTGCACCGGCGCGGGTCCCCGCCGCCGGAGGGTCCTGCTCGACATTAGGGTCGGCCGCGGCGGGCGCCCGAACTCCTCAAAAGCGCGGCCAGCAGGTGCCTGTGCGCCGATTCCCGCCGGATCCACGCACGGATGTGAGGAGTTCGGGACGCTCGGCGCCGACGCATCCCGGTGGGCTCGGCTCACATGTCCATCGCGCGCCGTGCGGTCACCTGGTCGGTGACGATGGCGTCGATGAGTCCCGATTTCAGTGCGGCGACGACCGCCTGCCGCTTTCCCGGCCCGCCCCCGATCGCCACACGGGTGGGGACGCGCGCGAGCTGGTCGGTGGTCACGCCGATGAGCCGCCCCTCCAGCGAGCGGACCACCCGCCCGTGCTCATCGAGCAGCGTGGTGCCGATCTCGGCCACCACCCCTGCCTCCAGCAGACCCTCCAGCTCACCGCTCTGCGCGAGCTGAGTGGCCAGCAGCGAGCTGGACGGCCATCCGCCGACCGTCAGGACGGCCATGTCGAGATGGTCCATGCGCTGCAGCGCCTGGGTGACCGGCGCCTGCCCGGTGATGACGCGGGCGGAGCGACGGTCGGTGGTGAGGAACGGCGCGTGCAGGGGGAACATGCGTCCCTTCGCGACGGTGCGCAACCGCAGGATGGCGTCCAGATAGGTCTCGGGCTGATCCGTCGCCACGCCGGTGAGCTGCACGACGTCGCACGTGTGGACGTCGACGATCCGCGCGCACATCTCCACGATCGTGCGCCCGGGTCCGAGGCCCACCACGTCGTCATCGCCGATCATGCCGGTCACCAGCCCTGCCGCCACGCCCGCCACGATCCCGCGGACCACATCGTCGGTGTCGATGTGCGAGACCACGACGAGAGCCGAGCGCAGCCCGTACCGGCGTGCCAGTGTCGCGGACAGCTCAGGATCGACCGGCTCGGGAAGCCGCGAGACCACCTCCACGAGTCCTTCGTCCCTGGCGCGCTTCACCATGCGCCCGATCGCGAACCGCGAGAGCCCGAGCTCGTCCGCGATCTCCGTCGTCGGGCGTCCCAGCTGCAGGTGCTGCAGCGCGACGTACACCCGCAGGGTCGCGTCGGCGATATCCGCTGTGCTCACCTGAGCAACTTACCCGCACGGCGGAGCAGTGTCTCTACTCTTTTGTCCGGCAGTCGTCGCGCAACCGAGGCGGACCTGCCGCATGAGTGCAAGGGAGTACGACATGAACAGAGTCATCCGCCCCGGAAAGGCTCGAGTATTCGCGGCCGCCGCGATCGCCACGGCGGTCGCCATCACTGCGGCCGGGTGCTCGGCGGGCGAGAGCGGACCGCAGTCGGCCGCCGATGTCGAATCGTTCGACTGGAAGAACTACGAGGGTGAGGAGCTGAACATCCTGCTCAGCCAGCACCCGCTGGCCGGCGCCATCCAGAGCAACGTCGCGCAGTTCGAGGAGCAGACGGGCGTCACGGTCAACATCGAGACGCTCAGCGAGAACGACTACATGGTCAAGCTCCTGACCGAACTGCAGTCCCAGTCGGGCTCATACGACGTCTTCATGACGTCGCAGCCCATGAACTATCAGTACGCCGCCGCCGGATGGATCGAAGACCTCCAGCCGTGGGTCGACGACGACAAGCAGACCGCCCCCGATTACGACTTCGACGACTTCTTCCCGGCGCTGATCGAGGCGGAGCGGTGGGACACCACCGACTTCGGCGGCGCGGGTGAAGGCGGTCTGTGGGCGATTCCCGCGAACGAGGAGGGCTACGCGCTCTTCTACCGCGCCGACATCCTCGAGGCCAACGGCATCGCCGTTCCCGAGACCATCGATGAGCTCATCGCCGCGGCGGAGCAGCTGGACGGCATCGAGTTCGAAGGAAAGACGATCTCCGGCTTCGTCAGCCGCGGCGACAAGACCTATCCCACGCTGAATCCCTTCTCCACCTTCGCCGGGGCCTACGGCGCTCGCGACATCACCGACGGCAAGGCCACGGTCAACGACGAGGCCGGCGTCACGGCGGTCGAGAAGTGGGTCGAGCTGATGCAGACCGCGCCGGCCGCAGCGAGCACGTACACCTGGTACGAGGCGCAGCAGGACTTCATCGCCGGCAACGCGGCGTTCTACATCGACGCCGACCACATGGCACCCGACTTCGAGAAGGAGGGCAGCGGGATCGCCGGCAAGGTCGGCTACGCCCTGCCTCCCGAGGGTCCGGAGGGCCGGGCGTCGAGCCTGTGGCTGTGGTCTCTCGGCATGAACGCCGCATCCGAGCACAAGGGTGCCGCCTGGCAGTTCATCCAGTGGGCGACGTCGAAGGAGCAGCTGACCGCGGCCATCGCCGAAGGGAACATGAACCCCACCCGCATCTCGGTCGCCGAGAGCGAAGAGATGGCCGCAGCCACGGCGGAATGGGGCGACTACAACGAGGTGTGGAAGACGATCCTCTCCGACTACGCCTCGTGGCAGTACGCCCCGTCGGCCACCTGGACGGAGGTCGGCGACATCTGGGCCACCGCCATCCAGTCCGCCGTCCTGGGTCAGAAGCCCGTGCAGGAGGCGCTCGACGACGCCGCGGCGAAGATCGACGACGCCATCAAGTGATCCGCCCGTGGGGGCGGTGCTTCCGCACGCGCACCGCCCCCACCCCCGACCTGGACGACGCAGTCAATGAGACATAAGCCTTATCTCCCCTACCTCCTGGTCCTCCCGGCGCTGGCGATCCTGGTGGCGATCCTGTATCCCTTCCTCACCGGCGCCTGGTGGTCGTTCAACTCCTACCGCCTGAACCGGGGCGGCCCCGAGTTCAACGGCATCGAGAACTACATCGACCTGTTCACCAGCGGTGAAGGCCTGCGCGCCATCGGCGTCACCCTCACCTACGCGGTGGTCGTCGTCGTCGTCGAATGCGTGCTCGGGATCGCGCTGGCGATGCTGCTGAACAGCGGCCGCTACGGCAGTGTGTTCCGCCTCCTGATCGTGCTTCCGCTCCTGCTGCCGCCCGTCATCGCGGCCCTCATGTGGAAGGTGATGCTCACCGAGAACGGCGTCGTCAACTGGATCCTGGAGTCCCTCGGGCAGCAGAAGCTGCTGTGGCTGAACGGTCCGGACAGCGCACTGTGGTCGGTGATCCTCATCGATGTGTGGATCTTCACCCCGTTCGTCATCCTGCTCGCCCAGGCGGGCCTGAAGAGCGTGCCCGTCGAGCTGCGGGAGGCCTCCGCCATGGACGGCGCCGGCCCCATCCGCAACTTCGTCTCCGTGACGCTGCCGATGCTGATGCCCGTGCTGATCGTGATCATCGCCTTCCGCGGCATCGACTCGCTGAAGATGTTCGACATCATCTACACCACAACCGCCGGTGGACCCGTCGACGCCACCACGAATCTGCACGTGCTCGGATACCTCGACGGCATCCGCAACCTCAACTTCGGGATGGCCATGGCGGCCCTCGTCGTGCTGTGGGTGCTGTGTTACCTCATGTCCTACTTCCTGCTGAAGGCACGTCGCGCGGAGGCCGTGAAATGACCGTTGATCTCGGAGGACAGGTCGCCGCCGGCGGCGCTGCAGACACCCAGCGCTCGGCCCCGGCGCGAACCGTCGATCCGCGTCAGCATCTGGCCGCCCAGGCCCGGCGGCGCCGGAAGAAGATCGCCAAGCACACCGTCGTCATCGCTCTGCTGAGCATCTGGACGGTGTTCGCGCTGGCGCCCATCGTGTGGATCTTCCTGATGTCGCTGAAGCTTCCGCAGGACATCGTGGCCTACCCGCCGAAGTTCGTGTTCACGCCCACGCTCGCCAACTATGCGGACGTCTTCACGGGGCCGGAGTTCATGACACCGTTCCTGAACTCGCTGATCGTGACGGTCGGATCGCTTCTGCTGACCCTCGTGATCGGGCTGCCGACGGCCTACGCGCTGGCGCGGTTCTCCTTCCGGGGCAAAGAGAACATCGCCTTCGGCATTCTGTCGCTGCGATTCGCCCCTGAGCTGCTGATCATCCTGCCGCTGTACCTCGTGTTCCAGAACGTCGGCCTGACCGACAACTACCTCGGGCTGATCCTCGCCTACCAGCTGGTCACCCTGCCGATGCTGGTGTGGATGCTGCGCTCCTTCATCGAAGACCTCCCGACCGAGCTGGAGGAAGCCGTTGCGGTGGATGGCGGCACGCGCTGGACGGCGTTCCGGCATGTCCTGTTCCGGCTCATCGCCCCGGGTCTGGGCGCGGCCCTCATGCTGTCGTTCATCTGGGCGTGGAACAGCTACACGCTGCCGCTCGTGCTCAGCGGCCGGAACACGCAGGTGATCACGACCGGCATCCAGCAGTACATCTCCTTCCAGTCGATCGACTGGGGCCCCATGGCCGCCGCGACCGTCGTCTCGATGGTTCCCGGCATCCTCTTCGCCCTCTTCGCCCTCCGATGGATCGTCGGCGGCCTGACCGCCGGCACCGTCAAGGGCTGAGAACCGACACTCCGAAAGGACCCCATCCATGTCCCTCCCCGCCACCATGCAGGCCAGCGTCCTGCTCACGCCCGGCACGATCGAGCTGCAGGAGGTGCCCGTGCCCGCCGCCGGCCCGGGCGAAGTGCTCGTGCGCGTGACCGCCGTGGGTTCGTGCGGCTCCGATACGCACTTCTACGAGACGGGCGCGATCGGCGATCTCATCGTCCGCGGCCCCGTCGTGCTCGGGCACGAGACCGCCGGCGAGATCGTCGCCGTGGGTGACGGCGTGGATCACACCCGCGTGGGGACCCGCGTGGCCGTCGAGCCTCAGACGCCGTGCCGCCGCTGCGAGTTCTGCAAGACCGGCCGCTACCACCTGTGCCGCGACATCCGCTTCTACGGTGCGTGGCCGATCGACGGATCGTTCGCCGAGTACGTGATCGTCGACGATGACTTCGCCCACGCCATCCCCGATTCCATGACGGATGAGGAGGCCGCCCTCGTCGAGCCGGTGTCGGTGGCCGTGCACGCCGCTCGTCGCGGCGGCGTCACCCGGGGCTCCAAGGTGCTCGTCACCGGCGCCGGCCCGATCGGGGTCATCGTCGCGCAGGTGGTGAAGTCGTTCGGAGCCGCAGAGGTCGTGATCAGCGACCCGATCCCCCATCGCCGCGACTTTGCCCTCAGCCACGGCGCGGACGTCGTGCTGGATCCGGCAGAAGCCGACCTCGACCAGTACAGCGAGTACTTCGACGTCTACATCGACGCGTCCGGGAACGCGCGCGCGGTGCAGTCGGCGTTTCCGACCATCGTCCGGGGCGGCACCGCGGTGCTCGTGGGAATGGGCGGGAACACCCTGGAGGTGCCGATCGCCATGATCCAGCACCGCGAGATCACGCTCACCGGGACGTTCCGCTACGTCAACACGTGGCCCACCGCGATCCAGCTCGTCGCCAGCGGCACCATCGAGGTCGCCTCGCTCGTGACAGGGAGATTCGGTCTGGAGGACGTCGAGAAGGCCCTCATGCAGTCCAAGACCGACCCGGTCGCCATCAAGACGATGGTCATCCCCGGCCACCGCGCGACCGCCCCGGCAACCGCCGGGGAGTGAGCGGCTACCGAGCACCGTCCGCTCGCCTCCGGCGCCGTCCCGACAGACCTCGTCTGGACGGCGCGGGAGGTGGTCTGCCGACGCTCGGCGGGTCGTGCTGAAGCAGGTGTGGGGCCGTTATTGGGTGAGCTCGCGGTTCAACCGGTCCAGCAGTGCCTCCAGTGACACTTCGAATTCTTCGTCGCTGCGGTCCTCGCTGAGCAGTGTTCGGAGGCGTTTCACTTCGGGTGCAGCCTCCAAACTGACGTGCCCGTCGCCTTCGGGGATGGTGGCGTCGCCCTCGTCGAGGGGTTCTTCGACCGGGCCGGTTTCCGCGCCGCGCACGGCGGATTCCAGGAGCAGGTGGCCGAGCAGGAAGCTGCTGAAGGACCGGTAGGCATCCACGGCCTGCTGATCGGTGAAACCGTGCCCGATGAGAGTGCCGAGAAACGTGTTGACCACTTCGACGCTGCGTAGCGGGGGGCGCAGCCACGGTGCCGCCGGGTGCCGGGTGGCAACCAGCGGAAACGCGAGCGGATGATCAATCGCGATCTGGCGGACGTGGTGGGCGACGGTTTGCAGGAACCCCTGCCAGTGCTCGGCGAGCTCATCGTCAAGATCCGAGGTCAGGTTCTCCATCAGTAGAGCCACCACCCCCTCCAGCAGATCCTCTCGCCCGTGTACGTGCCGGTACAGCGACATCGCCTCTACACCGAGCTCCTGCCCCAAGGAGCGCATCGACAACCCCTGCGCGCCACGCCGGTCGATCTGCGCGAGCGCGGTCTCGATGATCAGGCCACGGCTCAGACGACCGGACTGCGCACCCGTCGGCTTCTTCGTCACCCGGACGCTCATAGCACATTCCCTCCCATCACGCGCAACCCCCCTCGCCAAGTCGTTTCGGGCGCTGTACTGTCACGCTAGTCTGCTTACGGTGTAAGCCGGCTGGTAGCCGGTCCGCACGTTTCGACTCCTGCGGCTCCGACGCCCCAACCCAAAGGGATCGAAACAATGGCAAACAATCGCACCGACAGCGCCGCAGCCCGACCTGTCATCGCAGACCACAACGACGACGCCGCGAAGGAGTCGCTGATCGGCACCGAAAGGGGTGGCCGCACCGCGAACATCTCGTGGGGGTCCGTCATCGCCGGGGTGGTGACCTTCCTGGCCGTCACCATCCTGCTCTCCCTCGTCACCGCCGGCATCGGCCTGGGTGGTTCAGGCATCGGGGCGACCATCTGGAGTGTCATCGCCCTAGTGATCGCTCTTGCCGCGGCCGGCTTCGTCGCTGGCGCGCTGGCCTTGCGCAGCGGGCTGCTGCACGGATTCTTGACCTGGGCGACCTCGCTGGTTGTCGGTCTCGCCCTGACTGTGTGGCTCAGCGCCAGCCTCCTCGGCGGCGTTGTCAGCTCCGCCACCCAGGCACTGTCCGGGACCGACGTCACCCAGGTCGTCGAGGACGTGCAGAGCAACGTCGACGAAGAAGAAGCGCAGGAGCAGACCGATGAGGCGCTGCAGGACGCGCAGCAGACGGCGGAGGATGCCGCCGAGACTGCTCAGGCCGCCTCGTGGTGGGGCTTCGCCGGGCTGCTGCTCGGCGCGGTGATCGCGGCCCTCGGCGGGATGCTCGGCGTGCGGAGCGTCGTCAAGCGTGACTCCGACACCACCGCCGTGCCGGTCACCACAACCCGGTGACACGGCTTCCGGTCGCGGGCCCCGCGCCGGTCTCAACACGTACGAACAAACGAACGATAGGAACAGTCATGATCAGCACAGAAAACATCGGCGGTCTCATGGGAGCAGCGGTGATCGACTCCGACGGGGAGAAGATCGGCACGCTCCAGCAGATCTACCTCGACACCGACACCGGGGCGCCCACCTGGGCAGCGGTGCGCACCGGTTTCTTCGGCACCTCGGAGTCCTTCGTGCCCATCGATGACGCCAACCAGGACGGCGAGAACCTCCGGGTGGGCTACGCGAAGGAGTTCGTCAAGAACGCACCGCGCATCGACGCGGACGGGGCGCTGGAGCATGCGCAGGAAGATGAACTGTACGTCTACTACGGCAACGGCTCCCGCAACGCCAGCGTCGACGAAGGCACCGGTACCGCCCGGGACGCCAGTGACGGCGCGGCGGATACGAGCACCGGGTATGACACGTCCGGTCCGACCACCGACGATGCGATGACCCGCTCCGAGGAGCGCCTCCGCGTCGGTACCGAGAAGGTTCAGACCGGTCGCGCACGGCTGCGGAAGTACGTCGTCACGGAGGAGAAGACCGTCACCGTCCCGGTGAGCCATGAGGAGGTGCGACTGGAGCGCGAACCCATCACCGACGCCAACGTCGCGGATGCCATGGACGGGCCGGCCATCAGCGAGGAGGAGCACGAGGTCGTCCTCACGGAGGAGCGGCCCGTCGTCGCCAAGGAGACCGTTCCGGTCGAGCGTGTCCGCCTGGGAACGGAAACGGTGACCGAGGACGAGACGGTCACCGAGCAGGTCCGCAAGGAACAGATCGACTACGACGACGGCACGGACCGCGCCGACCGCGCCTGACCCGTCAGTCGCGGGCCGCGCGCAGCCCGGCTGTCCGAGAAACCATGAAAGCCCGTGGGATTCCGCGGGCTTTCATGGGTAAGTGCACGTTCCGGTGAGTGATGTCCCGCATGCGGCTGCGATAGCCCGAAATGTCCATTGGAGCCCCTCGGTCACCGGCTCGGTCAAGAGCCGTCGCGCAGGTCGCTGAGCGGGTGGCGGTGAAGCGGATGCCAGAGAAGGTCAGCGCGGTCCATGCCTCCGGTCAGAGGCCGTGGCGGCTGAGAAACCCGCGCATCGCGGCGGTGAAGACCCGGGGATCCTCGAGGTTCGGGTAGAGCCATCCCCCCGAGCATCGGGCGCGATGAGGCGCCGCTCGGGGAGGCGTCCCGCTGCGGATTCCACATCCGACGGTTTACCGCACCGCCAGCTCGCCGCATCCGCACCGCCCAGCCCGACGTAGACCGCGTCGGCGTCGTCGGGGATTTGGGAGATGATCGTCGAGTCCGTGGTGCCGACGGGCACCCACGACGCACCGGTGCTCTCGACGCCCTCCCAGCCGACCGCTGGGCCGTCGTGACGTCGGTCTCGATTCCCACTCAATGGAAAAACGCGACGGGGCGGAGTGCCTCTGTTCGTAGCCTGGATCCGCTTCCCCGACACAGACGGAGGGTCGACGATGACCACGGATCCCACGACAACCGCAACCGACACCAGGGCCGAGTCGCTCGCACAGGCGATCGAGCGGGCAGGCAGCCCCGCGGAACTGCTGCGGAACCAGAACTGGCCGGCATTCACGTTTCCGGTGGCGCCCGAGTTCACCAACTGGCGCGACGAACAGCGTGCCTGGAACACCACGGTGGCGCTCATGGACCAGTCCCACCACATGACGCAGCTGTTCCTCGACGGAGAGGACCTCATCGCCCTGCTCAGCTCCATCTCGCCCAACACCTTCGCCACCTTCCGTCCCGGCGTCGCCAAGCAGCTCATCTCGGTCAACCAGGACGGCTACCTCATCGGCGACGGCATCCTGTTCTACAACTCCGATGGCCCGGAGGGTCTCGTGTTGATCGGGCACCACATCCTCATCGACTGGGTGCGCTTCAACGTCGAGAAGGCGCAGAAGGGCGGCAAGGATGTGCGCTACCGGTTGGAGCCGAACTCTCAGATGCGGCAGGGGCCGCCCACGTTCTACCGCTACGAGCTGCAGGGCCCGCACGCCGACTCCGTCATGGAGAAGGTCTTCGGCGGACCGGTGCCCCACATCAAGTTCTTCCACATCGGCGACGTGACGATCGCGGGCCGGCCCGTGAAAGCCCTCCGCCACGGCATGGCCGGCCAACCAGGTTTCGAGTTCTACGGACCGTGGGAGGACGCCGATGCGGTGCGCGACGCACTCATGGCCGCTGGCGAGGAGTACGGTATCCGGCGAGTCGGGGCGAAGGCGTACTCCTCGTCGCCGCTCGAGTCGGGCTGGGTGCCGACACCGTTCCCGGCTGTGTTCGACGACGACTTCGCTGAGTACCGCGAGTGGCTTCCTGCTGCCCGCATCGGATCGGTCGGCGGCTCACTGCACTCGCCGGACATCCACGACTACTACATGACGCCTTTCGACATCGGCCTCGGTCGCTCAGTGCGCTTCGACCACGAGTTCCACGGTCGCGAGGCCCTCGAGAATCACGCGGAGAACGTCCGCCGGCGCAAGGTCACACTGATCTGGAATTCGGACGACGTGGCGGCGGTCGTCCGCTCGCAGCTGGAGCCGGGCACCCCTGCCAAGTACCTCGACTTCCCCAAGGCGCGATACGGGTTCTACCAAATGGATGAGATCCAGAGGAATGGCGAACGGGTCGGCATCTCCACCGATGCCGGGTATGTGTCGTACGACCAGCTGTACATGTCGCTGGCGACCCTCGACGCCGACGTGCGAGACGGCGATGAAGTCGAGGTGCTGTGGGGTGAGAGCCCCGTCTCGCGCAAGGACTCGGTCGACGCCGATCACCGACAGGTGCGCATCCGTGCCACGGTCGCCCCGGCGCCGTATCACGACTACGCCCGAACGGTGTATCGCCAGAACGCCTGACCTCATCGACGGCCGGCGCCACCCAGAGCGGGGGCTAGCATGGCGGCGTCGTTGAGGAGGACGCGGTGGCACGAGAATCAGCCGGCGAATCGGTGCTGCGCCGCCACATGCGCGTGCTGGAGAGTTTCGATGCGTGGCACCCCTTCCTGACGCTCAGCGAGATCGCCGAGGCCAGCGGTCTCGCCGTCTCCACGGCCCACCGCCTGGTCGCCGCGCTGGAGGGCGAGGGCCTGCTCGAGCGGCTTCCCGATCGCACCTACCGCCTCGGCGTGCGGCTGTGGGAGTTCGCCAGCCGCACCCCCGGCGCCGTCGGGCTCCGGGAGATCGCACGGCCCTGGCTGGGCGCCGTGCATGAGCGCGTCCGCGAGCACGCCCAGGTCGGTGTGCTGAGCGGACGGGACGTGCTCTACATCGACCGGGTCTCCACCCGCGACGCCGTCGTCAACGCGACCCTCGTCGGCGGACGGATCCCCCTCCACGCGTCGTCGAGCGGGCTGGTTCTCCTGGCCCACGCGGATGCGACGCTCGTCGACGATGTCATCGCTCACGGCCTCCGCACCTACACCGAACGCACGATCCGCTCCGGACCCGAGCTGCGCGCACACCTGCGAAAGGTGCGCGACGAGGGATTCGCCGTGACGGACGGGCACATCCATCCGGAGTCCCGAGGCATCGCAGTGGCCGTCACCGGCCCCGGCGGGAGCGTCTATGCCGCGATCGGCGTCGTCGTGCCGAACGACGGCGTCTCTCCCCATCCGTATGTCGAACTGCTGCGGCGTGCGGCCGTCGGCATCACCCACGACCTCGCGGTGGCGTATCGCCCGGACGTGGACGAGCGCACGCACGGCATCCGCTCACTCGTGCGCGGGTCACGCCGTTCGATCGAGTACCTCGAGAGTCTCGACGCCGACCCGCACGACGCCCCGCTGCCTGGGTGCTCCCGGCACGACGACCGGCCCGCGGATGCCGCGGTCGTGACCTCTCCGCGGGGTGCTGCATCTCCGGGGCCATGTCGGTGAGAAATGTCCCGGACGGCGTCTCAGCCGGCCGCAGCAGTCTGCGCCCGCTCGTTCAGCAGGGCGTGGAGGTCTCCTGAAGCGCCGAGGAGCACGACGCTACGGCGGCTGAGGACGGTCAGCCGCTCGTCGAGAAGTGCTTGCGCCTCCGCCGTCAGGCCGTGCTGGCGAAGCTGGTCGAGTACGCGCGCGATCGGTGGGATGCGGTGCCCGCCGCTTCGCAATGCTGCGACGATACGTGCTTCGGTGATTGCCCGGGCGTTGTATCGACGGGTTTGGGACCGGCTGACCCGGTCGGGGTTGACGAGTCCTTCGTGCTCCCAGTGGCGCAGTGCCGATGCGCGAACACCGAGTGCCTCTGCGAGCTCGCTGATCGTCATGGAGTCGTGGTCGTCGAAGACGTGGGTCGTGTCGGTGAGGACGGCTTGGAGACCGCGGCTTGCTTCGCGAATGTGGTCTCGGCTGCGGGCGAGCAAGGCGTGCAGGTCGTCGATCTTCTCGGCGGCGGCGTCGAGGGTGCCCTGCACGAGCGTGGGCATCATCTGTCGCGCCGGCACGGGGCCGATCGCGGTGGCCAGTGCGCGATAGGCGCGGAGCGCGAGGATGTGGCGTTCCTGGTAGCGCCGGTATCCGTTGGGGGTGCGCTCGGCGGCAGGGAGGACTCCGAGCCGTTCAAGGTCGCGTACTTGTTGCGTGGAGTAGCCCACGAGCCGAGCGGCCGCAGCCGTCGTCCATCCCGCCTCTTGAGACTTGGTCGCTGGCATCCGTGCTCCCATCTAGCCAAGGTCCACATAAGCACTTGAAGCTGACGATTGAGGGATGGAGATGAAAGAGATCGTCCATGCTGTCAGCGGCTTCGAGGGCGTGCTCGTGGTCATTCCGGAAGAGGGGAGCGGTTCGCCGGCGCTGGCGTGGGGTGATGCGTTCTTCTACTACGCCCCGGATGGTGTGATGCCGGAGCGGACTCAGCCGTACGGGACGATCGTGACGAAGAACTATCCCGACGACGAGGAATCGAGACTCGACGAGCCTGGTCGGTTCCGCGTGAACATCACGTCGGGCGCGACCGTGCACCGCAGATCGTGGACGAGGGTGCGAGCTCTGCGGATACCGACGTGTTCGTTTCGCACCCTCTGTACGGGACGGCCGGATGGGTGTCAGTGGTGAACCCTGCCGCCTCGACGTCGGAGCAGGCCATCTCACTGCTCCACGACGCGCATGAGGCAGCACGAGCTCGCGCTTCTCGTCGTTCCGGCACTGCGTGATGGGATCGCCGCAGGCCTTGAGCGAGAACGATCGGCGAGTCGTGGCATGGTGGGCGGCGGACTGCGCCGAACGAGTCCTCGCGATGTTCGAGTGGGAGTCACCTACCGACTCGCGGCCGCGTGATGCCATCGCTCGCACGCGGGCATTCGCGCGCGGCGAGCTCGATGCCGCGGGAGAGATCCGTCGCCGTTTCGTCGCGGGACGCGCTGCACACGACGTCACGAACCCGGCGGCCATCGCGGCCGCGCGAGCAGCGGCGCAAGCCGCCGGCGTGGCGCACATGGGTGCGCATGCCCTCGGGGCGGCCGCATACGCGGCCAAAGCTGCGGGCTTGTCGAGACCCAATCAGGTCGACGCCGTCCGCGACGAGATCCGCTGGCAGCTCGACCAGCTGAGCCCGGAAGCCACGACAGCGCTACGACGATTGCCGCTCCTCGGTGAAGACACGAGCGGTCCGCTCGGACCCGGTCTCCTCAGCCGAGGCGTCCTGGCAGCGAACATCCGCGCCATCCAAGCTCGTCTGACGTAGTCGCGTCCGAGCGCGACATTCGTATTGGGAGACAAGGGCAGGTCCAGCGGGAATTCAGATCCAG
Coding sequences within:
- a CDS encoding TetR/AcrR family transcriptional regulator, yielding MTKKPTGAQSGRLSRGLIIETALAQIDRRGAQGLSMRSLGQELGVEAMSLYRHVHGREDLLEGVVALLMENLTSDLDDELAEHWQGFLQTVAHHVRQIAIDHPLAFPLVATRHPAAPWLRPPLRSVEVVNTFLGTLIGHGFTDQQAVDAYRSFSSFLLGHLLLESAVRGAETGPVEEPLDEGDATIPEGDGHVSLEAAPEVKRLRTLLSEDRSDEEFEVSLEALLDRLNRELTQ
- a CDS encoding DUF2382 domain-containing protein, translating into MISTENIGGLMGAAVIDSDGEKIGTLQQIYLDTDTGAPTWAAVRTGFFGTSESFVPIDDANQDGENLRVGYAKEFVKNAPRIDADGALEHAQEDELYVYYGNGSRNASVDEGTGTARDASDGAADTSTGYDTSGPTTDDAMTRSEERLRVGTEKVQTGRARLRKYVVTEEKTVTVPVSHEEVRLEREPITDANVADAMDGPAISEEEHEVVLTEERPVVAKETVPVERVRLGTETVTEDETVTEQVRKEQIDYDDGTDRADRA
- a CDS encoding aminomethyltransferase family protein; translated protein: MTTDPTTTATDTRAESLAQAIERAGSPAELLRNQNWPAFTFPVAPEFTNWRDEQRAWNTTVALMDQSHHMTQLFLDGEDLIALLSSISPNTFATFRPGVAKQLISVNQDGYLIGDGILFYNSDGPEGLVLIGHHILIDWVRFNVEKAQKGGKDVRYRLEPNSQMRQGPPTFYRYELQGPHADSVMEKVFGGPVPHIKFFHIGDVTIAGRPVKALRHGMAGQPGFEFYGPWEDADAVRDALMAAGEEYGIRRVGAKAYSSSPLESGWVPTPFPAVFDDDFAEYREWLPAARIGSVGGSLHSPDIHDYYMTPFDIGLGRSVRFDHEFHGREALENHAENVRRRKVTLIWNSDDVAAVVRSQLEPGTPAKYLDFPKARYGFYQMDEIQRNGERVGISTDAGYVSYDQLYMSLATLDADVRDGDEVEVLWGESPVSRKDSVDADHRQVRIRATVAPAPYHDYARTVYRQNA
- a CDS encoding IclR family transcriptional regulator, with translation MARESAGESVLRRHMRVLESFDAWHPFLTLSEIAEASGLAVSTAHRLVAALEGEGLLERLPDRTYRLGVRLWEFASRTPGAVGLREIARPWLGAVHERVREHAQVGVLSGRDVLYIDRVSTRDAVVNATLVGGRIPLHASSSGLVLLAHADATLVDDVIAHGLRTYTERTIRSGPELRAHLRKVRDEGFAVTDGHIHPESRGIAVAVTGPGGSVYAAIGVVVPNDGVSPHPYVELLRRAAVGITHDLAVAYRPDVDERTHGIRSLVRGSRRSIEYLESLDADPHDAPLPGCSRHDDRPADAAVVTSPRGAASPGPCR
- a CDS encoding MerR family transcriptional regulator, which codes for MPATKSQEAGWTTAAAARLVGYSTQQVRDLERLGVLPAAERTPNGYRRYQERHILALRAYRALATAIGPVPARQMMPTLVQGTLDAAAEKIDDLHALLARSRDHIREASRGLQAVLTDTTHVFDDHDSMTISELAEALGVRASALRHWEHEGLVNPDRVSRSQTRRYNARAITEARIVAALRSGGHRIPPIARVLDQLRQHGLTAEAQALLDERLTVLSRRSVVLLGASGDLHALLNERAQTAAAG
- a CDS encoding DUF6194 family protein, which translates into the protein MEMKEIVHAVSGFEGVLVVIPEEGSGSPALAWGDAFFYYAPDGVMPERTQPYGTIVTKNYPDDEESRLDEPGRFRVNITSGATVHRRSWTRVRALRIPTCSFRTLCTGRPDGCQW
- a CDS encoding DUF6194 family protein, which produces MFVSHPLYGTAGWVSVVNPAASTSEQAISLLHDAHEAARARASRRSGTA
- a CDS encoding putative immunity protein codes for the protein MSENDRRVVAWWAADCAERVLAMFEWESPTDSRPRDAIARTRAFARGELDAAGEIRRRFVAGRAAHDVTNPAAIAAARAAAQAAGVAHMGAHALGAAAYAAKAAGLSRPNQVDAVRDEIRWQLDQLSPEATTALRRLPLLGEDTSGPLGPGLLSRGVLAANIRAIQARLT